One Setaria italica strain Yugu1 chromosome I, Setaria_italica_v2.0, whole genome shotgun sequence DNA window includes the following coding sequences:
- the LOC101756117 gene encoding MACPF domain-containing protein At4g24290 has translation MEVGEEAVRALGAGFDLTSDFRLRFAKASEGRRLVELGGETRDVPLPGGAGATLRGVPRDVGVDKGDRIRFRSDVLEFNQMSELLNQKSSVQGKVPSGYFNALYELSGAWLTDAKETKHLAFDGYFISLYNLHLKASPLVLRDEVRKAVPSKWDPVALAWFIKTYGTHIIVEMAIGGQDVICVKQSHSSTVAAADLKLHMEDLGDFLFSDMKNHSPIHRKTKDGKSKVPDVFVRIVQQPNNLHLSSYSETSTKDGLTVTCSKRGGETYIQNHSNWLQTVPKKPDAIMFKFVPITSLLTGIPGSGYLSHAINLYLRYKPDLQELQYFLEFQVPLQWAPMFNELVLGPQKRKGSYPSMQFRFLGPKLHVSTSQVSSSQKPIVGLRLYLEGRKCNRLAIHVQHLSSAPSMLVDSMASSMSEWRESEDTDPGYIEAIQWKNYSCVCTSAIKYNPEWHKRAPGGVFIVTGAQLVAKGTWSKKVLHLRLLYTHIPNCSIQRTEWTRAPAASQKGSFLTTISTTLSSPFTQRDTHQQHAPRHEPAQLNSGVYPDGPPVPLRSRKLLKFVDMAEVVKGPHDVPGHWLVIAAKLVKEGGKIGLHVKFALLGYDGQPSQGDSFGS, from the exons ATGGaggtcggggaggaggcggtgcgTGCGCTGGGCGCGGGGTTCGACCTCACGTCCGACTTCCGCCTGCGCTTCGCCAAGGCCagcgaggggcggcgcctggTGGAGCTCGGCGGGGAGACCAGGGACGTGCCGCTcccgggcggcgccggggccaCCCTCCGCGGCGTGCCTCGCGACGTCGGCGTCGACAAGGGCGACCGCATCCGCTTCCGCTCCGACGTGCTCGAGTTCAACCAG ATGTCAGAATTACTTAATCAGAAATCTTCAGTCCAAGGGAAAGTTCCTTCCGGCTATTTTAATGCTCTTTATGAATTAAGTGGAGCTTGGTTGACTGATGCCAAAGAAACTAAGCATCTAGCATTTGACGGGTATTTCATTTCCTTGTACAACCTGCACCTAAAAGCTTCTCCATTAGTTCTTCGAGATGAAGTAAGAAAGGCTGTTCCATCCAAGTGGGATCCTGTTGCATTAGCCTG GTTTATCAAAACTTATGGGACACATATAATTGTTGAAATGGCAATTGGAGGCCAGGATGTTATATGTGTTAAACAAAGTCATTCTTCAACTGTTGCAGCTGCTGATTTAAAGCTGCACATGGAGGATCTTggtgattttttattttctgataTGAAGAACCACTCTCCAATACATCGCAAGACAAAGGATGGGAAGAGCAAG GTGCCTGATGTTTTTGTCAGGATAGTGCAGCAGCCTAATAACCTGCACCTTTCTAGCTATTCTGAAACATCAACCAAGGAT ggcctgacAGTTACATGTTCAAAGAGGGGAGGAGAAACATACATACAAAACCACTCCAACTGGCTGCAAACAGTGCCAAAGAAACCTGATGCTATTATGTTCAAATTCGTCCCAATCACCTCTCTTCTTACTGGTATTCCCGGTAGTGGTTACCTCAGCCATGCCATCAATTTATATCTTCGCT ATAAACCTGATCTTCAAGAATTGCAATATTTCTTAGAGTTTCAAGTGCCTCTACAATGGGCACCTATGTTCAATGAGCTTGTGCTTGGGCCTcaaaagagaaaaggctcctACCCTTCCATGCAGTTCAGATTTCTCGGCCCCAAACTCCATGTTAGCACTTCTCAG GTATCTAGTTCTCAGAAACCTATAGTTGGCCTACGGCTATACTTGGAGGGCAGGAAGTGCAACCGGCTGGCCATCCATGTCCAGCACCTGTCAAGTGCCCCAAGCATGCTGGTCGACTCCATGGCATCTTCAATGTCGGAGTGGCGCGAGTCGGAAGACACCGACCCGGGCTACATCGAGGCCATCCAGTGGAAGAACTATTCCTGCGTCTGCACCTCCGCCATCAAGTACAACCCGGAGTGGCACAAGCGAGCCCCCGGCGGTGTCTTCATCGTCACCGGCGCCCAGCTCGTCGCCAAGGGCACCTGGTCCAAGAAAGTCCTCCACCTGCGCCTCCTCTACACCCACATCCCCAACTGCTCCATCCAGAGGACCGAGTGGACGAGGGCTCCGGCGGCGTCCCAGAAGGGGAGCTTCCTGACGACCATCAGCACGACGCTAAGCTCCCCCTTCACGCAGCGCGACACCCACCAGCAGCACGCGCCGAGGCATGAGCCTGCGCAGCTGAACTCCGGCGTGTACCCCGACGGGCCGCCTGTCCCGCTCCGGTCAAGGAAGCTCCTCAAGTTCGTGGACATGGCGGAGGTGGTGAAGGGGCCGCACGACGTCCCGGGGCACTGGCTGGTGATCGCCGCCAAGCTCGtgaaggagggagggaagatCGGGCTCCATGTCAAGTTTGCGCTGCTCGGCTATGACGGGCAGCCGTCGCAGGGTGACAGCTTcgggagctga
- the LOC101755717 gene encoding probable sodium/metabolite cotransporter BASS3, chloroplastic, with translation MPMAAAASYSHPSFIPAGSLRHHHHDASTRFSPLPSPPPPRALLWRRPRRLAPTTFCSVPSLPRLGRVGWPRREGNAWLLSFHADTAAAPDAALGDPSKALSALLPLVVAATAVAALGNPATFSWVSKDYYAPALGGIMLSIGIKLSIDDFALAFKRPVPLSIGYAAQYVLKPLLGVMIAKAFRMPSAFFAGFVLTCCVSGAQLSSYASFLSKGDVALSILLTSCSTISSVVVTPVLTGLLIGSVVPVDGIAMAKSILQVVLVPVTVGLFLNTYAKGVVNVIQPVMPFVAMVCTSLCIGSPLAINRSKILSQEGFFLLLPIVAFHIVSFVAGYWISKLPQWRQEEPVCRTISVCTGMQSSTLAGLLATQFLGTSQAVPAACSVVIMAIFGLTLGSYWGSGSRIRDVSGGFLPQASAGVSS, from the exons atgcccatggccgccgccgcttcctacTCTCACCCGTCCTTCATCCCCGCCGGGTCTctccggcaccaccaccacgacgcCTCCACCCGCTTCTCCCCGctgccgtccccgccgccgccgcgcgcgctgctctggcggcggccgcggcggctggcgccCACCACGTTCTGCTCCGTGCCGTCACTCCCCCGCCTGGGACGCGTCGGCTGGCCGCGCCGCGAGGGGAACGCCTGGCTGCTCTCGTTCCACGCCGACACCGCAGCGGCGCCCGACGCCGCGCTGGGGGACCCCTCGAAGGCGCTCTCCGCGCTGCTCCCGCTCGTCGTCGCTGCCACCGCCGTTGCCGCGCTCGGGAATCCAGCCACCTTCTCCTG GGTCTCCAAGGATTACTACGCGCCGGCCCTTGGGGGCATCATGCTGTCCATTGGCATCAAGCTCTCCATCGATGACTTTGCTCTCGCTTTCAAAAG GCCTGTGCCACTGTCCATTGGTTATGCCGCGCAGTACGTGCTGAAGCCACTGCTGGGCGTGATGATTGCAAAGGCATTCAGGATGCCATCAGCGTTCTTTGCAGGCTTCGTGCTTACTTGCTGCGTATCAGGTGCTCAGCTGTCAAGCTATGCTAGCTTCCTCAGCAAAGGGGATGTGGCGTTGAGTATTTTGTTGACAAGCTGCTCAACAATATCTTCGGTGGTCGTGACACCTGTTCTTACTGGATTGCTGATCGGTTCAGTGGTCCCGGTTGATGGAATTGCAATGGCGAAATCTATTCTGCAG GTGGTGCTTGTTCCTGTCACAGTAGGCCTTTTCCTGAATACCTATGCAAAGGGAGTGGTGAATGTAATACAACCAGTAATGCCATTTGTTGCTATGGTGTGCACATCTCTGTGTATTGGCAGCCCTCTTGCTATCAATAGGAGCAAGATCCTCTCTCAAGAAGGATTCTTCTTACTTCTCCCCATAGTGGCTTTCCACATTGTTTCATTCGTTGCGGGCTACTGGATCTCCAAGTTGCCACAATGGAG GCAAGAAGAGCCTGTTTGCAGGACAATTTCCGTGTGTACTGGGATGCAGAGCTCCACCCTCGCTGGACTTCTGGCAACACAATTTCTTGGAACCAGTCAAGCAGTTCCTGCTGCATGTTCTGTTGTCATCATGGCGATTTTTGGTTTGACTCTTGGATCATACTGGGGAAGTGGCTCACGAATAAGAGATGTCTCTGGGGGATTTCTTCCACAAGCTTCCGCAGGTGTGAGCTCGTGA